The genomic segment GCGAACACGCTGCTGGTCACCCTGCGCCGCTGCCTGGACACCACCGGGCTGATCAACGTGGTGGTCTCGGGCAAGCAGCAGAGCCCGGTGTGGCTCGGCCTGGACGAGGCCAGGGCGCACTGCCAGGCGGGCGCCGGGGTGTGGTCGTGGGCGAGCACCGACGGCGGCGAGGGCCCGGACGTGGTGCTGGCCTGCGCCGGGACCACGCCGACGACCGAGGTGATGGCCGCCGCGTGGCTGCTGCGCCGGTCGGCGCCGGACCTGCGGGTGCGCGTGGTCAACGTCGTCGACCTGCTCGCGCTCGCCCCGCGTGACCGGCACTCGCACGGCATGAGCGACGAGGAGTTCGCCGCCTGCTTCGGCGAGGACGTGCCGGTGGTGTTCGGCTTCCACGGCTACCCGTCGGCCGTGCACGAGGTGCTGCACGGCCGGGCCGGGCCCAACCGCTTCCACGTGCACGGCTACCTGGAAGAGGGCACCACCACCACGCCGTTCGACCTGCTGGTGGTCAACCGGATGAGCCGGTACGACCTGGCCGCCGCGGCGCTGTCGCACGCCGGCGGCTGGAGTTCGCGGGGCGGCGACCTCGCCGACGCCCTGCTCCGCGAACGGGACGAGCTGCGGCACCGCGCCTACCGGGATGGCGAAGACCCGGCCGAATTCACCCAGTGGAGGTGGTCGTGATGTTGATCCTCACCGTCAATCCCGGCTCGTCGAGCCTGCGGGCCCATCTGGTCGACACCACGGACCACCGCGTGGTGGACGCCGCCGAGATCGGGCACCCGGCCGACTCCGACGAAGCCCGCAAGGAGCTGCGCGAGCTGCTCGACCGGATGCCGACGGACGCGATCTCCGCGGTCGGGCACCGGCTGGTGCACGGCGGCCCGGAGCTGACCGAGGCGGTGGCCGTCGACAACGAACTCTGCGAGAAGGTACGCGGGCTGACCTCGCTGGCCCCGCTGCACGTGCCGAACACGGTGGCGTTGCTGGACTTCCTGCGGACGGAGATCCCGGAACGCCCGCACGTGCTCTGCCCGGACACGGCATTCCACCACGGACTGTCCGAGGTCGCCCGCACCTACGCGCTGCCTCGGCAGTGGCGGGACGACTGGGGCCTGCGCCGCTACGGGTTCCACGGCATCTCCTTCGCCTGGGCGCTGCTGCGGGCCAGTGAGCTGCTCGGCAAGCCCGCGGAGTCACTGAACCTGCTGATCGCGCACCTCAGCGGCGGCTCGTCGGTCTGCGCGGTGCGCGGTGGCCGCAGCGTCGACACGTCGATGGGTTTCACCCCGCTGGAGGGCCTGGCGATGGCCAAGCGCTCCGGCACGGTCGATCCCGGCATGCTGGTGTGGTTGCTGCGTGAGCAGAAGCTGACCTTGGAGGAGCTGGAACACGGGCTGCAGCACGAATCCGGGCTGCTCGGCTTGTCCGGTGGGCTGTCCGAGGACACCCGTGAGCTGGTGCGCGCCGCTCGTGACGGAAACGACCGCGCGCAGCTCGCGCTGGACGTGTTCACCCATCGCACCCGGCGCGAACTGGCCGGGGTCGCGGCGAGCCTGGACCGGATCGACGGCCTGGTGCTCACCGGGGACATCGGCTGGGACCAGCCGGAGGTCGCCGAGGACATCGCCGCCGGACTCGGCGTGCTCGGGTTCCGGGGCGGACTCGACACCGCCCGCGAAGAGGACGCCGTGATCAGCCGCGGCGGGGTGCCGGTGCTGACCGTGCAGTCCCGTGAAGAACTCCAGCTGGCCATGGAAACCGCCCGCGCCGCCCAGCCGAAGCGGACGTAAGACATTCCCTAGAACGTGGAAACGGCGCACGCTGCACAGCCAGATCGGCATGTACAGCGCGCGCCGTGTCTTTGGCCCCGCCTCCGGCAGGGCGGCGAGGTCGCTCTTGAGCCGCTCCCCGGGCCGGGGCACGCCGTGCCGCTGGGCGGCCCGACGCACCCCAGCCCGGTGACCGGCGCGACCTCGCACGGCCTTGCTCGTCAGGCGGGCTGGAGCAGGATCTTGATCGCCCCGTTGCGCTTCTCCTGGAACATCTTGTAGGCCTGCGGCGCGTCTTCCAGCGGCAGGCGGTGGGTGGCCAGGTCCTCCACGCCGAGCGGGTCGGCGTCGTCGGTGACCAGTGGCATCAGGTCGTCGATCCAGCGCCGGACGTTGGCCTGGCCCATGCGCAGCTGGATCTGCTTGTCGAACAGCTCCATCATCGGCAGCGGGTCGAGCATGCCGCCGTAGACGCCGCTCAGCGAGATCGTGCCGCCACGCCGGACCGCGTCGATCGCCGCGTACAGCACGCTCAGCCGGTCGATCCCGGCCTTCTCGGTCACCTTCGCCGCGATCGGCTTCGGCAGCAGGCCCACCAGTTGCTGGGCCACCTTGCCCGCCGGCGCGCCGTGGGCCTCCATGCCGACCGCGTCGATCACCGAGTCGGCGCCGCGTCCGCTGGTCAGGTCGCGGATCACGCCACCGACTTCGGCCTGGGTGCGCAGGTCCACAGTGGTCACGCCGTGCCGCTCGGCCAGTGTCAGCCGCTCGTCGACCAGGTCGACGCCGATCACCTTGCCCGCCCCGCGGTGCCGCGCGATCCGGCAGCACATCTGCCCGATCGGGCCGAGGCCGAACACGACCACGCTGCCGCCCTTCGGCACGGCCGCGTACTCGACCGCCTGCCAGGACGTCGGCAGCACGTCGGAGAGGTAGACGAACCGCTCGTCCGGCGGGCCGTCCGGCACCTTGATCGGGCCGTACTGCGCCTGCGGGACCCGCAGGTACTCCGCCTGGCCGCCGGGGACCTGGCCGTAGAGCTTGGTGTAGCCGAATAACGCCGCGCCCTTGCCCTGGTCGCGGACCTGGGTGGTCTCGCACTGCGACTGCAGGCCCATGTCGCACATGTAGCAGTGGCCGCACGAGATGTTGAACGGCACCACCACCCGGTCGCCCGGCTTCAGGCCCTTCGCCTCGGGGCCGACCTCCTCGACCACGCCCATCGGCTCGTGCCCGAGGATGTCGCCTTCGCCCATGAACGGGCCGAGCACCTCGTACAGGTGCAGGTCCGAGCCGCAGATCCCGCTCGAGGTGACCCGGATGATCGCGTCCGTGGGTTCGACCAGCTTCGGGTCGTCGACCGTGTCGACCCGCACGTCACGCTTGCCGTGCCAGGTGACCGCCTTCATCTCGTCCTCCGTCCGCGTAAAGACTTCTTGCCCGTCCGGGTGCCCGCCCACCCGCTCGGCAAACTTCCGTTTAACGGCCGATCCGGCGCGGTACCCGAGACGGTATGGCTGACACGGTCGCGGATTTCGTGCTGGACAGGTTGCGGCAGTGGGGGGTGGAGCAGGTCTTCGCCTACCCCGGTGACGGCATCAACGGACTGGTCGCCGCGTTCGGCAGAGCGGACGACGACCCGAAGTTCGTGCAGGCGCGGCACGAGGAGATGGCCGCGTTCGCCGCGGTCGGCTACGCCAAGTTCACCGGCCGCGTCGGTGTCTGCATGGCGACCTCGGGTCCCGGGGCGATCCACCTGCTCAACGGCCTCTACGACGCGAAGCTGGACCACGTGCCGGTGGTCGCCATCGTCGGGCAGACCGCCCGCAGCGCGATGGGCGGCAGCTACCAGCAGGAGGTCGACCTCCAGGCCCTGTACAAGGACGTGGCCAGCGAATACCTGGTCGAGGTCAACGTGCCGGAGCAGTTGCCGAACGCGCTGGACCGTGCGTTCCGGACCGCGCTGACCCAGCGCGCACCGACCGCGCTGATCATCCCGGCCGACGTGCAGGACCTGAAGTACACGCCACCGCAGCACGAGTTCAAGCACGTGCCGTCGAGCCCGCCCGACCTGCCGCAGGCCACCATGGTGCCGCCGCCGGACCAGCTCGCAGCCGCGGCCGAGGTGATCAACGCCGGGGAGAAGGTGGCGGTGCTCGCCGGCCAGGGCGCCCGGCCCGCGGTCGAGGAACTCCTGCAGTTCGCCGACCTGACCGGCGCCGGGATCGCGAAAGCGCTGCTGGGCAAGGACGTGCTCTCCGACGAACTGTCCTTTGTGACCGGTTCGATCGGACTGCTCGGTACCCGGCCCAGCTGGGAGCTGATGCAGGAGTGCGACACCCTGCTGATCGTCGGCTCCAGCCTGCCGTACTCGCAGTTCCTGCCGGAGTTCGGGCAGGCGCGGGCGGTGCAGATCGACCTGGACGGCCGGTTCCTCGGCCTGCGCTACCCCACCGAGGTCAACCTGCTCGGCGATTCGCGGAGCACGCTGCGGGCGCTGCTGCCGTTGCTCACGCGCAAGAACGCGGACGGCTGGCGGGGCAAGATCGAGAAGAACGTCGAACAGTGGTGGGACACCGTCGGCAAGCAGGCGATGGTCGACGCCGACCCGGTCAACCCGATGCGCGTGGTGCACGAACTCTCCCCGCGGGTCCCGGAGAACGCGATCATCGCCGCGGACTCCGGGTCCGCCGCCAACTGGTACGCGCGCAACCTGCGCATGCGCGGTGAGATGCGCGGCTCGCTCTCCGGCACGCTGGCCACCATGGGCTGCGCGGTGCCCTACGCCATCGGCGCGAAGTTCGCCCACCCGGACCGGCCGGTGATCGCGCTGGCCGGTGACGGCGCCATGCAGATGAACGGGCTGGCCGAGCTGATGACGATCGCGCGTTACCGGTCGTTGTGGGCGGACCAGCGGCTGATCGTCTGCGTGCTGCACAACGGTGACCTCAACCAGGTCACCTGGGAGCTGCGGGCGATGGGTGGCGCGCCGAAGTTCGAGGAGTCGCAGAACCTGCCCGAAGTGTCCTATGCGGACTTCGCCCGCGGGATCGGCCTCGGCGGCATCACCGTGGACCGCCCGGATCAGGTCGGCCCGGCCTGGGAGCAGGCGCTCGCCTCGGACGGCCCGACCGTGCTCGACGTGCGCTGCGACCCGGAAGTGCCGCCGATCCCGCCGCACGCCACCTTCGACCAGATCAAGTCGACCACGCAGGCCGTGCTCCGCGGGGACCCGAACGCCTGGCACATGGCGAAGGAAGGCCTCAAGACGAAGGCGCAGGAACTCCTCCCTTAGGCGGAGGCATCTCCGTCCCGCGGGGGAAGCCGCGGCCCCGTTCCTCCTCGAAACTGCCCCCAGGCGGGTTCGAGGAGGAACGGTCATGACGAGCGTAATCACGAAAAGAGCGCTGCCCCGGCCGAGCGGGCCGCACACCCCAGGGCGGGTGGCGCTGCGGCTGGTCGACTGGTCCCGGCCGGATCCCTGGGTGCCGGACCAGCCGTTCCGCGAACTCATGGTGAGCCTCTGGTACCCGTCCGCGGGCGGTGGCCGGCCCGCGCGGTACCTCGGCCAGGGCGCCGCCGCCACGGCGAGCACGGACGACCTGGACCTCACCGCGATCGACCTGCACAGCGTCGACGGCGCGGCCGTGCTGCGCGGGGAGAAGCGGCCCGTGCTGGTGTTCTCGCCCGATCTCGGCTCACCCCGCGACTTCCACACGAGCCTGGTCGAGGACCTGACCAGCCACGGGTACGTGGTGGTGACCATCGACCACACCTACGAGACGGCGGTCGACTTCCCCGGTGGCCGGATCGCCGGGCGGCGGGCGGCGAAGCAGGCCCACCTCGAGGCACGGGTCGAAGACGTGCAAACCGTGCTGGCCAAGCTGACCTCACTGGCCGAAGGCCGCATACCCGGCGACGGGGTCCTGCCGCCGTGGCTCGGTTCGGTCCTGGATCTGGGGCGTCTGGGCGTGTTCGGGCACGGCGCGGGCGGCGGCACCACCGCCGAGGCGATGTACCGCGACATCCGGCTGCGCGCGGGCGTGGTGCTCGACGGCGCGCCACTGCCTTCGACGGGCGGCCACGACCGCCCGATCCTGCTGCTCGGCAGCGAAGGAGCGCAGACCCCGGAGGCGTTCTGGGCCCGTCACCGCGGCTGGAAACGCGAGTTGAAGGTGCTCGGCACCACTCCCCTGTCGTTCACCGACTACGAACCGCTGCTCCCGCACGACCCGGCCCGGCTGGGCCCGACGTCCCCGGGCCGGGTGGTCACCGCGACGCGGACCCACCTGCGCGCGTTCTTCGATCTGCACCTGCGCCGACGAGCCACCCGGCTGTTCGACGGCCCGCTCAGCCGGTGCCCGGAGGTCGTGGTCATTCGCTGACCAGCCGCCGCGAATCGATCGCGTCCCGGCGCAGCCGCGCGGTGTGCTCGGTGACGGCGGCGACCTCGGCGGCGAGCTGCTGGTGACCGGCCTGGAGCTGCTGGTTCGCCTCCGCCAGCGGGGACAGCAGGGCCGCCGCGTCGTCGTCGCCGAGTGCCTGGCGCACCCGGCCGGCGCTTGCCGAGTCGAGCCCGCCGACCGCGCTGACCTGCCCGGCCAGTTGCCGGAGTGAGCCGGAGTTCTCCCGCGCCCAGGTGGCGACCGCGCGTTCGCCCGCACGCCGGTCGCGCTGGGCCCGCACCCGGCCTTCCCCGGTGGCTTCACCCGAGGCCGACGGTTTGAGCCGGAGGTACCGGCGTTCGGCCGCCTGACGGCTCGCGACACCGAGCGCGGGCGCCAGTGCCGCCCAGCTGACGCCTTGCGCGCGGGCCGCCGAGATCAGTTCGGGCTCCCAGCCCGAGATCTCCTCGCGCAGCTCCCGCAACGCGATGAGCGCCTCCACCAGGCTCTCCGGGGTCGCCCCGGACTCCGCCAAAGCGGCGCTGACCTGCCGCAATCGTTGTTCTGGGTCCACGTGTCATCCTCTCGACGACATTCGTCTTGTCATCCTTGTGACGACATGGTAGAACATCCAGTGCGTGTTGACACCCCTTGTTCTCGAACCCCAGGAGGTGGATCCCGATGTTGATGCGCACCGATCCGTTCCGCGACCTCGACCGCCTGACCCAGCAGATGCTCGGCACCGCCGCGGGCACCTGGTCGAAGCCGGCCGCGATGCCGATGGACGCCTACCGCGCCGGCGAGGAGTTCGTGGTCATGTTCGACCTTCCCGGGGTCGACCCCGACGGCATCGAGCTCGGCATCGAGCGCAACGTGCTCACGGTGAAGGCGGAACGGCGGCCCGCGAAGACCGACGGTGACGTCGAGATGCAGGTCGCGGAGCGACCCCTCGGCGTGTTCTCCCGCCAGCTGTTCCTCGGTGACTCACTGGACACCGAGCGCGTCCACGCCGACTACGAAGCCGGCGTGCTGACCCTGCGCATCCCGATCGCCGAACAGGCGAAGCCCCGCAAGATCGCCATCTCCAGCCGCGGTTCCGACCGCAAGGAGATCCAGGCCTGATCCCCGGACGGCTGCCGCCGCCCCGGCCCGGGGCGGCGGCCCCAGACTGCGAAAGGCTCGCGACGACCGTGGTGCCCCTGCTGGAAACCAACTTCGAACTGACCCGCGCGCTGCGCGCGTACACCGCCGCCGTCGGTTCGGCGTGCGGTGCCGGACCGGAGTCCTGCACCGTCGACGCCGGCACCCCCGCGTCGGCCTACATCGCGCTGGACGGGCGGCTGCCCCGCTACCCCGACCGCGACGTGGCCCTGATCTGGGACGAGCGGTTCGGCTGGGCGATGGCGGTGGAGACCCACTCCGCCGAGGACCTGCTGGTGGTCGCCTACCTCGGGCACGACCTGCTGGCACGCCCGGCGAAGGTGGCCCGGTTCGCCGCGAACGTGCTCGCCGGGCGGCCCGGCCTGCTGGAACCACCGCGGTTGCGGGAAGCCGGTGCGCACGACTGGCTCACCGACCGGCTGCGGCCCTACGTGACCGAACTGCTCAAGGCGAGCTGAGCCCCCGGGCCACCGCGATCGACCCCTGCGCGATGGCGCACAACCGGCGCTGATCGTCCACTGTGTACAGATCGCACCGGCAGGTCGCCCCGGACCGGCCCGCGCGCACCACGCTCGCTTCCGCGCGCAGCAGGCGGCCGGTCGCCGGGCGCAGGTAGTCGATGGTGAACCCGCTGGTCAGCACCTCCGGCCCGAGCACACTGCCGGCCGCGAAGGTCAGCGCGTTGTCGGCGGCGTAGCTGAGCACCCCGCCGTGCACGAACCCGTTCTGCTGCCGCAGTTCGTCACGGATGTCCAGCTCCAGCACGGCGACGCCGTCGCCGAACTCGGCGAGCCGGGCACCGAGCAGCTTGCTGAACGGCTGCGAGTCGAGTCCCGCACGGGCGACGGCCAGGTCCATCGCGACCACCTCACTTCACTAGTGAAGCGAGAATGGCGCGTGGCCCCGCGGCCTGTCAAGATCGGGGCCATGCCCGAGCAGCGCCTGTACTTCCTGCTCCAGCGCGCCGCCCACGAGCTGCGCGTGGACGCCGATCGCCGCTGCCTCGCCGCGGCCGGGCTCACCACCGCCCAGCTCGGCGCGTTGTTCGCGGTGCGGGAGACGCCCGGGCTGACCCAGCGGGACCTGGCTCGCACGCTGGGTCAGCGGGAATCGGGGATCACCGCGATGGTGCAGCGGCTGACCGGCGCGGGCCTGCTCGCCCGGGACCGCCACCCCGACCAGCACCGGGCCGTGGTGCTGACGCTGACCGACGAAGGTGCCGCGGCGCTGGAGCGCATCCGGCCGGAGATGGACCGGTTCAACGCCGAACTGCACGCACTGCTCGGCGACGGCTTCGACGACACCGTCGCCGCGCTGGCCAAGCTGGCCGGGTTCAGAACTCCGGCTCCTCGTGACGACGGCCCTTGAGCTCGTGGAAACCGGGCACGGCGGCGACCAGCAGCGTGCCGTCCCACAACCGCCCGGCGTCCTCCCCGCGCGGCACCCGGGAGATCACCGGCCCGAAGAAGGACACCCCACCCGAGGAGATCACCGGGGTGCCGACGTGGTCGCCCACCTTCGCGATGCCCTCGGCGTGCGAAGTCCGCACGGCCTGGTCGTATTCGGCGGACTCGGCCACCGCGGCCAATTCCGGCGGTAATCCCGCGTCCGCGAGCACGCCCTCGAAACCCCATTGGCCGTCGCGGTGCACGCGCGTGCCGAATGCGGTGTAGAGCCTGGCGAGCGCCTCCTGCCCGTAACGCCGCTCGACCGCGGTGAACAGCCGGACCGGCAGCCAGAGGTACCCGTCGGTGTCACCCTCCGGGTCCACTTCGGCGTGTTCGTTGAGCACGGCCAGGCTCATCACGTGCCACCGCACCCGCACCGGGCGCACCCGCTCCACTTCGGTCATCCAGCGCGAGGTGAGCCAGGTGTACGGACAGGACGGGTCGAACCAGAAGTCGGCGAACCGCCGGTCGGTCATCGATCTTTCCCTTCTGACGCCACGGGTGCGCGCAGGCCGTGCAGGTTGCGGTAGGCGGCCCGCTCCGGCGGGCGCCAGCCCTCGAGCAGTCCGGCGGCGGGCCGGTACACCTCCACGCCGATCGGGTGGCAGGTGTCGAGCGGGTCGCGTGCGTCCGGCCCCCACAGCGGCACGGACAGATCACCGCCGGGACAGGTGGACAACGCGCAGAGCAGATCCAGTTCGGCGAAGAATTCGAAGAAATCGCCCGGCCGCGCCGGGCACGCTTTCATGAAATAGCGATCCTCGTCGTTGAGCCCGGTGCACTGGAATACGTTGAGCACGTCGTGCACGTCGAATTCGGTGAGCCCGTGCGGCAGTACCGCGCGCACCAGGTTCGAATGGCAGTGGAAATCGAAGTCCTCGCCGGTGAGCAGCCGGTTCACGTAGGGATCGCAGCGCGTGCCGAGCAGGTCGTGGACCCGGCCGCCGTGCTCGTCGGGCCCGTAGCCCGCCAGTGTGTCGGCGGTGACGGTGACCAGCGGGCGCAGGAACGGCAGGTTCGACCACAACCGGTCGAAGGTGCTCACGTGCGCGCGCTGCAACTGCCGGGTGCGTGAGGCCCACAGCCGTTCACGCGGATCGTTGGCGTTCCACAGGTTCAGGTCACCGACCTGTGGACCGTCCACGGTCACCAGGCGGCACAGGTGCCCGCGCGGCACCGTCCACGCGCGACCCGACCGGATCGGCACCTCGAACCGCTCCACCAGCTCACGCCCGCCTTCGGCCAGTCCGGTGTAGAACTCCCGGTCCACGGCGAGCGTCGGCCCCTGGTAGGCGGACGGGAAATCACCCACGGCTTTTCTCCTTTATCCGTTCGACTAGGGGTGATGCAGATGATGAGGGGTATTCCGGCGGAAGAACGCAGGGGGTTGTCCACCCGCGTGGCGGGTGTTCGGATTGGCGCGCTCACCCCGCCCGGGCGGCTACATGGTAAGCGATTTTCGCGCTTTCCGCCGCGTCCGGCCCGGTTTTTTCCGCCGAACCGAGGAGGATTTCCCGTGTCCGCGAAACGAAGAACACCGGCGCGCCGCTGGGGCCAGGTCCTGGCCGCGTCGCTGCTGCTCGGCACCACCGCCGTCCTCGCCCCACCCGGCACGGCCACGGCGTCCCCACTGGGCGACGGCCTGGCCCTCACCCCGCCGATGGGCTTCAACAACTGGAACAGCACCCACTGCGAAGCCGACTTCGACGACGCGCTGATCCGCGGCATCGCCGACATCTTCGTCTCCCGCGGGTTGAAGGACGCCGGGTACACCTACGTCAACCTGGACGACTGCTGGGCGCTGCCCCAGCGCGCGCCCAGCGGTGACCTCGTGCCGGATCCCGTGCGGTTCCCCCACGGCATCAAGGCGGTCGCCGACTACGTGCACGCGAAGGGCCTCAAGTTCGGCATCTACTCCAGCGCGGGCACCAAGACCTGCAACCCCGCCGGTTTCCCCGGCGCGCTCGGCCACGAACAGCAGGACGCGAACCTGTTCGCCTCCTGGGGTGTCGACTACCTGAAGTACGACAACTGCAACAACCAGGGCGTCGGCGCGATCGAGCGGTACACGAAGATGCGCGACGCGCTGCGCGCCACCGGGCGGCCCATCGTGTTCGCGATCTGCGAATGGGGCACGAACGACCCGTGGCAGTGGGGCAAGGGCGTCGGGCACCTGTGGCGCACCACCATCGACATCAACGACAGCTGGGCCAGCGTCGTCAGCATCATGAAGTCGAACACCGCGCACGCCGCGCACGCCGGGCCGGGGCACTGGAACGACCCGGACATGCTGGAGGTCGGCAACGGCGGCATGACCGCCACCGAGTACCGCTCGCACTTCTCGCTGTGGTCGATGATGGCCGCGCCCCTGCTGATCGGCGCCGACCTGCGGAAGGTGTCGCCGGAAACCTTCGAGATCCTGGGCAACCGGGACGTCATCGCGATCGACCAGGACCCGCTCGGCGTGCAGGGCGTGCCGATCCGCTCGGCGAACGGGCTGACGGTGTTCGTCAAACCGCTGGCCAACGGCGACAAGGCGGTCGCGTTGTTCAACGAGAACGAGACGCCCGCGCGGATCGAGACCACCGCGGCGGAAATCGGCCTGCCGCAGGCGAGCGGGTACCAATTGCGTGACCTCTGGGCGCACACGGACGGGCACACCACGGGCCGGGTCAGCGCGCTGGTCCCCGGGCACGGCACCGCGATGTACCGGATCGGCGCGGACCGGCACTGGTTCCAGCAGCCGCCCGCGCTCGACGGCGCCGCGGAGGTCGAACTGTCCTACGCGCAGGCGCTGCCGGTGGTCGCGCCGGGCACCCCGGCCGCCTACACCACCACCCTCGCCAACCTCGGCGGCGCGCCGGTCCACGGGGTGCAGGCGCACCTGACCGGACCGCCGGACTGGTCGATCCGGGCGACCTCGAAACCGGGCACGCCGCTGCTGCCCGAGTCCGAGGAGTTCCGTACCACCTGGCAGGTGTCGGCCCCGCCGGGCACCCCGCCCGGGCGTTATCCGGTGACCGCCACCTTCACCTACCTCACCCCGCAGCACGGCACGCCGGCGACGACGACCTACCAGTCCGAAGCCGTGGTCCCCGAGTTGCCGGTGCTCGGCACCCGGTACCTCAGCGACGTGTTGTGGCTGCGCTCGTCGAACGGGTGGGGGCCGGTCGAGAAGGACCGCGCGAACGGCCAGCGCATCGCCGGTGACGGCGGCCCGCTCACCCTGCGCGGGGTCACCTACGCCAAGGGCCTCGGCACGCACGCGCCCGCGTCGGTCGAGTACTTCACCGGCGGCTCGTGCTCGCAGGTGCGGGCGGTGGTCGGCGTGGACGACGGCCGCACCGGCGCGGTCACCTTCGAGGTGTGGGCCGACGGGGAACGGATCCACGACAGCGGGGTGCTCACCCAGGCGGACCCGGCCGCGCCGCTGCACGCCGACATCTCCGGCGCGAAGGCGGTCCGGCTGGTGGTCACCGACGGTGGCAACGGCACCGCGGGCGACCACGCCGACTGGGCGGACCTGACCATCACCTGCTGAGTGCGCACGGCGGGGTGTGCAGGGAATCCACTGATCCACCGTCCACGGTGAACCGCCGCCGTGTGCGGACCGTATCCCCTGACGCAGCCGCACCAGGAGGATCGATGCGCACCAAGTCGTTTGCCTTGCTCGCCAGTCTGTTCGCCGCCGTTCTCCTCGCCGGGTGCTCGGCGTCCGGTGAGGAGAACCCCCCGGCCACGGGCGCCGGGAACGAGTCGGACATCCGTTTTTCGCAGCAGATGATCCCGCACCACCAGCAAACGCTGGAAATCGCCGCGCTCGCCGAGCAGCGCGGGACGATGCCACTGGTCAAGGAGACCGCCAAGGAGATCGCGGCCACCGAAACCGCCGAAATCGAGCAGATGGCCGGGTGGCTGCGGAGCTGGAACGTCGAAGTCCCGGCGGGCGGGGCGCACGCCGGCCACACCATGCCGGGAATGCTGACCCTGCAGGACATC from the Amycolatopsis magusensis genome contains:
- a CDS encoding urea carboxylase-associated family protein, translating into MGDFPSAYQGPTLAVDREFYTGLAEGGRELVERFEVPIRSGRAWTVPRGHLCRLVTVDGPQVGDLNLWNANDPRERLWASRTRQLQRAHVSTFDRLWSNLPFLRPLVTVTADTLAGYGPDEHGGRVHDLLGTRCDPYVNRLLTGEDFDFHCHSNLVRAVLPHGLTEFDVHDVLNVFQCTGLNDEDRYFMKACPARPGDFFEFFAELDLLCALSTCPGGDLSVPLWGPDARDPLDTCHPIGVEVYRPAAGLLEGWRPPERAAYRNLHGLRAPVASEGKDR
- a CDS encoding NPCBM/NEW2 domain-containing protein — its product is MSAKRRTPARRWGQVLAASLLLGTTAVLAPPGTATASPLGDGLALTPPMGFNNWNSTHCEADFDDALIRGIADIFVSRGLKDAGYTYVNLDDCWALPQRAPSGDLVPDPVRFPHGIKAVADYVHAKGLKFGIYSSAGTKTCNPAGFPGALGHEQQDANLFASWGVDYLKYDNCNNQGVGAIERYTKMRDALRATGRPIVFAICEWGTNDPWQWGKGVGHLWRTTIDINDSWASVVSIMKSNTAHAAHAGPGHWNDPDMLEVGNGGMTATEYRSHFSLWSMMAAPLLIGADLRKVSPETFEILGNRDVIAIDQDPLGVQGVPIRSANGLTVFVKPLANGDKAVALFNENETPARIETTAAEIGLPQASGYQLRDLWAHTDGHTTGRVSALVPGHGTAMYRIGADRHWFQQPPALDGAAEVELSYAQALPVVAPGTPAAYTTTLANLGGAPVHGVQAHLTGPPDWSIRATSKPGTPLLPESEEFRTTWQVSAPPGTPPGRYPVTATFTYLTPQHGTPATTTYQSEAVVPELPVLGTRYLSDVLWLRSSNGWGPVEKDRANGQRIAGDGGPLTLRGVTYAKGLGTHAPASVEYFTGGSCSQVRAVVGVDDGRTGAVTFEVWADGERIHDSGVLTQADPAAPLHADISGAKAVRLVVTDGGNGTAGDHADWADLTITC
- a CDS encoding DUF305 domain-containing protein, whose amino-acid sequence is MRTKSFALLASLFAAVLLAGCSASGEENPPATGAGNESDIRFSQQMIPHHQQTLEIAALAEQRGTMPLVKETAKEIAATETAEIEQMAGWLRSWNVEVPAGGAHAGHTMPGMLTLQDIAALENAKGADFDQMWLTTLAKHLREGVAMAKNVQLTGAHQETKALAQEIVEGQEAKIAEITQASP